The following DNA comes from Cylindrospermopsis curvispora GIHE-G1.
GCTAACCAAGATCTTAATTTCAGTCAATCTGGAATTACCCGGATTATAACAAAAGCAAGACCGGGGGGATACGCATTAGTTTACCGAATTGGGGCCTTTCCTGGCATGAGTGGGGGACCCATATTAGATAGTGATGGTAAATTAGTGGGTATTCATGGAGAGACCCAAAGTGTTTCTTTAGGAATTGGACGCAGCACACCAGAAGAATATGGAATTCCACTTCAGACCTTTTTAAATGCACCACCCCACACACCGAGCAGGTACACAAAATTAGAAGCACTATTAAAAGCTCAAAACTTTAGAGAAGCAGATGAAGAAACAAGAAGTGTAATCTTAGCAGTAGCTAACAGACAAGGCGAAGGTTGGTTGAGAGTAGAAGATGCAGAAAATTTTCCCTGTCAAGAATTGCGCACCATTGATAATTTGTGGTTAAGATATAGTCAGGGTAAATTTGGTATATCTGTCCAACAAGAAATATACAAAAACCTGGGGGGAACAAAAGAATTTGATGTGAATGTATGGAGATCCTTCGGAGACAGGGTAGGATGGAGAAAACAAGGTTCATGGCTCGATTACAAAGATTTAAACTTTTCATTATCCGCACCAACGGGTCAACTCCCTGTGTTGGGGTGGGGGGGAAGGGTTTGGGGGGGCTTCCCTCCTGTCAAGACATGTAGAGTGTAAACCATAAAGGTTTGATAGTATTGTTAACTTTTGTAAATAACAAGAAATTAACGAAACCTTGCTAGTTCCAGGGTTTCGGATACCTGGTACTATTTATTTTTAGGATTAGGTGTATAACAATTTGCCTTGACAAATATTGTTGCTGCCTTTATTATTTCCTTATTAGTTATGTCTAACTCATCCCAAAAGAGCTTTAGTTGTCCCGGTGATGTTCCCTTCTTTTTTTGATTTGGTTTCATCCCCGCCAAAAGTTTACTCCCCCAGCGGTTTTTTTCCACCTTTTTCGGTTGAGGACGATATTTTTGACAAAATCCTTTATAAATGCTTGCACACTCATCTAAAGTTTTTCCTAACGCTAAAAAGGCTGGATGCCATGTTGTTACCCCATCACTACCTAACCTCTCATGTACTCCATAGTTACTAAAATCATAAAACATTCCCTGTTGTATTCCTGCTGCTTTAGGATTGCCGTGTATATATCTGAGGGTGTTTAATGCCCTTTTCTTATCTGACATGGCAAACCCCGTGCTGTGATACCTTTTTTCCCAAAAATGCCCTGTTCTATTCAGCATCTGATTAAAGCACAGTGCTGTATACCAATTTAACCAGTGCATAATTTTAGGCAGATCTGAGGGCTGTAATGGTTCTATTAAATAATGTATGTGATTACTCATTAGACATAACCCATACATTCTAAAATTATACTTGTCAATTGCTTTTTTTATTGCATAAATCAAGACCTGACGACATTCTAATTTAGTTAGTCTAAATTCCCGATTGTTACATCTGATTGTAATGTGATAGCAGTATCCTGCTTCTAATTTTCTTGGTTTTCGACTCATAAAAATTTAAGACTGGGTTATTCTCAATATAAAGCTGAGAATGTGCTGTCTCCCGTAGGGAGTGCTTCGCGATCTCCCAAAGGGAGTGCTGCGCAATCGTTTATCAACACATTCAGGTTTTTCCCTTGAGAAGGAACCGGGGGGATTCATGAATGTGATGACTCGTAGGGAATGCAATGCAATCTCCCGTAGGGAGTGCTGCGCAATCGCCTGTGTCCATGTTCAAATTTTTCCCTTGAGAAGAATCCCAGAGAAAGTTCCTAAATGCAATCACCTCTCAATACATTCAGAATTTTCCCTTGAGAAGGAATCGGGGGGAACACTGAATGCGAGATCCCCCTCCAAATATCCCAAAACCCTTGAAATAACTGATTTATCCTTTGACGGAAAACGTTTACCGTGAATCTTTTACCAACCGGGAACCGAACATGAAATGAGCCTAGATGAGAGCGATCTCCCGTCGGGCGTGTAATGCAATCTCCCCTCAACACGTTCAGGTTTTTCCCTTGAGAAGAAACACGGGGAACCCTGAATGCGATCTCCCAAAGGGAGTGCTGCGCAATCGCCCCTCAACACATTCAGAATTTTCCCTTGAGAAGGAACTAGGGGATAATCACTAAGAGGGTTCGCCCATAGGGCGTGTAATGCGATCTCCCATAGGGAGTGTAATGCGATCTCCCCTCAACACGTTGAGAATTTTCCCTTGAGAAGAATCTGAGGTGCGATCGCCTGTCCTCATGTTCAGAATTTTCCCTTGAGAAGGAAGTAGAGACGATTCCCACAAGCGATCGCCCGGCAAATATCCTAAAAGCATTGAAATAACTGATTTATCTTTTGACGGAAAACGTTTTCCGTCAATCTTTTATCAGGTGGAAAGCGACTATGGAAGAGGCCTAGATGAAAGCTATCTCCTGCAGGGAGTGGAATGCGATCTCCCGTAGGGAGTGCTTCGCAATCACCCCCGTCCCCATGTTCAGTATTTTCCCTTGAGAAGAACCAGGGGGAGAACCATCTTGAACTACTGTGTTGCTCCAATCCTAAGTTTTTGGCTAACTTCTAGCAAGAAAATTGTCACAAGAAACTCAACAGATGCAAAAAACCTTGATATAGCCGCCTTATTCTCTGACGGAAAACGTTTTCTGTCACTATTTAACATAGATTTGGGAACGTCATATATCAGGCGATCGCACCGAAGAGAATGAGTAACTGAACTTTTTTTAGTCAGGTGAGATTGCCTAATCTTCTCAAGGGAAATTTTTAACATGCTTTACAAATAGCAAGAAGTAGAGATTAGTTAATTACAAAAACGATTGGATAAATTAATATTAGTCTATATCAAATATAAGAAAGCTAAATACTGAGATACTTGTCACTTCCTATACGAAATATTTAAGATACAGGTGTTAATATAGTGTTGAGCAAAGAAAAATGGTAAAGCTAAAAACACTGTTCTTGGTTAGTTTTGCATTTATCCTAGTTCTACATGGAGCAAGGCAAATAGAATTAAAAGCCCAGCAAAAAACTAAACAAGAGTCACCACATTTATTGGTAGGTAATCCCAGCAGC
Coding sequences within:
- a CDS encoding GUN4 domain-containing protein, coding for MKTQKFTQLVIIGIIVAFITIPSHITLALRPKEIADIATQVTIRITGISNGSGVIIGRNGNTYTVLTNSHVFENHPTGKFEIITPDGRKHQLNNLRKIANLDLATLEFNSIQEYRVVELGDSNRITRGEDIYVSGFPANQDLNFSQSGITRIITKARPGGYALVYRIGAFPGMSGGPILDSDGKLVGIHGETQSVSLGIGRSTPEEYGIPLQTFLNAPPHTPSRYTKLEALLKAQNFREADEETRSVILAVANRQGEGWLRVEDAENFPCQELRTIDNLWLRYSQGKFGISVQQEIYKNLGGTKEFDVNVWRSFGDRVGWRKQGSWLDYKDLNFSLSAPTGQLPVLGWGGRVWGGFPPVKTCRV
- a CDS encoding transposase — its product is MSRKPRKLEAGYCYHITIRCNNREFRLTKLECRQVLIYAIKKAIDKYNFRMYGLCLMSNHIHYLIEPLQPSDLPKIMHWLNWYTALCFNQMLNRTGHFWEKRYHSTGFAMSDKKRALNTLRYIHGNPKAAGIQQGMFYDFSNYGVHERLGSDGVTTWHPAFLALGKTLDECASIYKGFCQKYRPQPKKVEKNRWGSKLLAGMKPNQKKKGTSPGQLKLFWDELDITNKEIIKAATIFVKANCYTPNPKNK